In the Prochlorococcus sp. MIT 1307 genome, one interval contains:
- a CDS encoding glucosamine-6-phosphate deaminase: MSALVSSWGFRGTIVAKENPTELVEILVDVLEDRLRKRLFQMESKPLGLATGRTMQPIYTSLVSRLKDWPKPKMDSLLEGWCSFNLDEYVGLSNESTDSFAAFMAQFLGTPLSLTPDKLRLPDGCAKDPQKEALLYAEQLKTLGGVGIQLLGLGVNGHVGFNEPPCGSDSSCRVVSLSAETRKQNAFAFRGDPHLVPRNAITLGMQEILDAEEIHLVVTGATKANTLYSLLNEPMSECLPASWIKQHNNICLWCDYSSLTKVVQQFSPLCL, from the coding sequence TTGTCAGCCCTGGTCTCTTCTTGGGGGTTCCGTGGAACAATTGTGGCTAAAGAAAATCCCACTGAATTGGTTGAAATCCTAGTGGATGTGCTTGAAGACCGTTTAAGGAAGAGACTATTTCAAATGGAATCGAAACCTCTTGGGTTGGCTACCGGAAGAACTATGCAACCTATCTATACCTCACTTGTTTCTCGCCTTAAAGATTGGCCAAAGCCAAAGATGGACAGCCTTTTGGAAGGCTGGTGCAGTTTTAACTTAGACGAATATGTTGGGCTGTCCAATGAGTCAACTGACAGTTTTGCTGCCTTTATGGCTCAATTTCTTGGTACCCCTTTGAGTCTTACTCCTGACAAACTTCGACTTCCTGATGGTTGTGCAAAAGATCCGCAAAAAGAGGCTTTGTTGTATGCCGAGCAGCTGAAGACTCTTGGTGGTGTAGGCATTCAATTGCTTGGTCTTGGAGTGAATGGTCATGTGGGTTTTAATGAACCTCCCTGTGGTTCTGATTCTTCATGCAGAGTTGTTTCCCTATCGGCAGAAACGCGGAAACAAAATGCTTTTGCTTTTAGGGGCGATCCACATTTGGTTCCAAGAAATGCGATAACTCTTGGGATGCAAGAGATTTTGGATGCTGAAGAGATTCATTTGGTTGTGACTGGTGCAACTAAGGCCAATACCTTGTATTCGCTTCTGAATGAGCCTATGTCTGAATGTTTGCCTGCAAGCTGGATCAAGCAACATAACAATATCTGCTTGTGGTGTGACTACTCTTCATTGACGAAGGTCGTGCAACAATTTTCCCCTTTATGTCTATGA
- the truB gene encoding tRNA pseudouridine(55) synthase TruB codes for MNNPFGFVIIDKEQGLTSHDCVNKVRKIFGIKRVGHGGTLDPSVTGVLPIALGPATRLLTYLPSDKRYRGIIQLGKRTTTDDLDGEIISNQPWPKIEQTILNKHLDMFRGKIRQQPPNISSIHIKGERAYKKALRGEVFDLPDRSITIHEILLLGWDQSTGRIEINVHCSSGTYIRALARDLGNSLGCGGCLAKLRRTEALGFNEKQALPLPTTSNEHSAIPLNVVSPLQALRNLPRLKLTTETESIHWRTGRQLNITRDRIEPSSEMQFAKHQPEEVFILVSNTSAEVLGIGGWDGSSTLKSKVVFQALG; via the coding sequence ATGAATAATCCATTCGGCTTCGTAATAATCGACAAAGAGCAAGGGCTTACTTCACATGACTGCGTAAACAAAGTAAGAAAAATCTTTGGAATAAAGCGCGTTGGACATGGGGGAACCCTAGATCCATCCGTAACAGGAGTATTACCTATAGCCCTAGGTCCTGCCACAAGGCTCTTAACTTACCTTCCAAGCGACAAGAGATACAGGGGTATTATTCAACTAGGAAAACGCACTACCACAGATGATCTTGATGGAGAAATCATCTCTAATCAACCTTGGCCCAAAATAGAACAAACCATTCTCAACAAACACCTCGATATGTTCCGAGGCAAAATAAGACAGCAGCCTCCCAACATTTCCAGCATCCATATCAAAGGAGAAAGAGCTTATAAAAAAGCACTTAGAGGCGAAGTTTTTGATTTACCGGATAGGTCAATCACTATTCATGAGATTCTTCTTCTAGGTTGGGACCAATCCACAGGGCGAATAGAAATCAACGTACATTGCTCATCAGGCACATACATCCGTGCTCTGGCGAGGGATCTAGGTAATAGCCTCGGGTGCGGGGGATGCTTAGCCAAGCTTCGCCGAACAGAAGCATTAGGATTCAATGAAAAACAAGCCTTACCACTACCAACGACTAGCAATGAGCATTCAGCTATCCCATTAAATGTAGTTTCACCTCTACAAGCACTTCGTAATTTACCTCGCTTAAAATTAACTACAGAAACGGAATCCATACACTGGCGCACAGGTCGTCAATTAAACATCACGAGAGATAGAATTGAGCCTTCATCTGAAATGCAGTTCGCAAAACATCAACCAGAAGAGGTTTTCATATTGGTTTCCAATACATCTGCAGAAGTTTTAGGGATAGGGGGATGGGATGGATCATCAACACTAAAATCTAAAGTTGTCTTCCAAGCATTGGGCTAA
- the purC gene encoding phosphoribosylaminoimidazolesuccinocarboxamide synthase, whose translation MTPDHGQLLYQGKAKRIFHSERDDRVLIEFKNDATAFNALKHAELEGKGLVNCQISAHFFELLESEGIPTHYLYSPADCWIVAQRVEIVPLEVVVRNIATGSLCKETPIKQGKELSPPLLDLYYKDDDLGDPLLTEERLRRLGLITDKQRLEIENLAFRVNKLLKVFLGQLDLLLVDFKLEFGINKNGHLLVSDEISPDTCRLWDQRAGNAKDRILDKDRFRKDLGGVVDAYGEVLKRVQGVTTKPRTCS comes from the coding sequence ATGACACCAGATCACGGACAGCTGCTATATCAAGGCAAGGCTAAGAGAATCTTTCATTCAGAGCGCGATGATCGTGTTTTGATTGAATTCAAGAATGACGCAACAGCTTTTAATGCCTTAAAACATGCTGAGTTAGAAGGGAAAGGTCTAGTTAATTGTCAAATCTCCGCTCATTTCTTTGAGCTTTTGGAATCAGAAGGTATTCCAACTCATTATCTTTATAGTCCCGCTGATTGTTGGATTGTCGCTCAGCGGGTAGAAATTGTCCCATTGGAGGTTGTTGTTCGCAATATTGCAACTGGATCGTTGTGTAAAGAGACTCCTATTAAACAAGGCAAAGAATTATCCCCCCCCTTATTAGACCTTTACTACAAGGATGATGACTTGGGTGATCCTTTGCTGACTGAAGAAAGATTAAGAAGGTTAGGCTTAATCACAGATAAACAAAGATTAGAGATTGAAAACCTTGCCTTTCGTGTGAATAAATTATTGAAGGTTTTCTTGGGGCAATTAGACCTTTTGCTAGTTGACTTTAAGTTGGAATTTGGGATTAATAAAAATGGTCACCTTCTTGTCTCAGATGAAATTAGTCCTGATACATGCAGGCTTTGGGATCAAAGAGCCGGGAATGCTAAAGATCGAATTCTTGATAAAGATCGCTTTCGAAAGGACCTTGGTGGTGTGGTTGATGCATACGGGGAGGTCCTTAAACGTGTACAAGGTGTAACCACCAAACCACGCACTTGCAGTTAA
- a CDS encoding SpoIID/LytB domain-containing protein, translating to MFRLMPQKAWGALGGILLAIICPVEPSQAAKEPVLRVLVLESKQLRFRADGDKPLMLFGTGANKKRISTLKIHKKNGQFKMAVNGSSGRWSYLPRKTELRIRSNDPRGIWLGKRRYSGELRVFVRGNDLLVVNYLGIEKYLASVVGSEMPKSWPMEALRAQAVAARTYALQQLGKKEFYDVNSTEQNQVYLGIESETTSTKKAVYTTRSLVLMHKGRLINAVFHSSSGGATEASGAVWTKQLPYLVSVPDYDQHSPAFKWEMEFDPYQLKAAFSEIGGVEGIKVLNSSNTGRVLTARIDGPRGDLELTGKELRHRLGLKSTLASFEMVPHMPTSKKTLTKPFALWDSFNESSSKIKNSSDDLLRRGWSFKELDFDLAHKTQALKPPLPPPRPYLFPKLPPLFALEAPPPLPPIAKKLMLVVKGSGSGHGVGMSQWGAYGLAEKGVDFRKILTHYYKGVEIRQFSAT from the coding sequence GGAATCAAAGCAACTTCGTTTTCGTGCTGATGGAGATAAGCCTTTAATGCTTTTTGGAACAGGTGCAAATAAAAAAAGAATTAGTACTTTGAAAATTCACAAGAAGAATGGTCAGTTTAAAATGGCAGTGAATGGTAGCTCTGGAAGATGGTCTTATTTACCTCGTAAAACTGAGTTAAGAATTAGGAGTAATGATCCTCGAGGAATTTGGCTGGGTAAACGTCGATACAGTGGTGAATTACGAGTTTTTGTCAGAGGTAATGATTTATTAGTTGTGAATTATTTAGGCATCGAAAAGTATTTGGCCAGTGTTGTTGGTAGTGAGATGCCTAAGTCTTGGCCTATGGAAGCACTAAGAGCACAGGCTGTCGCTGCAAGAACATATGCTTTACAACAACTAGGAAAGAAAGAGTTTTATGACGTCAACTCTACTGAGCAAAATCAAGTTTATTTAGGCATTGAATCTGAGACTACAAGCACGAAAAAGGCTGTATATACAACTCGCTCTTTGGTGTTGATGCATAAAGGTCGATTAATAAATGCTGTTTTTCACAGCAGTTCAGGAGGTGCAACAGAGGCTAGTGGGGCAGTTTGGACCAAACAGTTGCCTTATTTGGTTAGTGTGCCTGACTATGATCAACATAGTCCTGCCTTTAAGTGGGAGATGGAATTTGATCCATATCAACTAAAAGCAGCTTTTTCTGAAATAGGAGGTGTAGAAGGGATAAAGGTACTTAATAGCAGTAATACAGGTAGGGTTCTCACTGCAAGGATCGATGGACCGCGTGGTGATCTTGAGCTAACTGGTAAAGAATTGCGCCATCGTTTGGGCTTGAAAAGCACATTGGCCAGCTTTGAAATGGTTCCGCATATGCCGACGTCTAAGAAAACATTGACAAAACCATTTGCTTTATGGGATTCGTTCAATGAGTCGTCATCAAAAATAAAAAACTCTTCAGATGATTTATTGCGGCGTGGTTGGTCTTTCAAAGAACTTGATTTTGATTTGGCACATAAAACTCAGGCCTTGAAACCACCACTTCCTCCACCTCGCCCTTATTTATTCCCAAAGCTTCCACCTTTATTTGCGTTGGAGGCTCCTCCACCTTTGCCTCCTATAGCTAAGAAACTCATGTTGGTGGTAAAAGGTTCTGGCTCAGGCCATGGTGTTGGTATGAGTCAATGGGGGGCTTATGGTTTAGCTGAGAAAGGAGTTGATTTTCGGAAGATACTTACTCATTACTACAAAGGCGTAGAGATTCGCCAGTTTTCAGCGACTTGA
- a CDS encoding class I SAM-dependent methyltransferase, with amino-acid sequence MHCRDVDVSEFLRTGFNLKSHLATFLQLTVEQVDSRLSLGSLDLATFHPGSIDPEDTIDFYEDKVGTRHLFDLAAWHLSSANYIADTLRLQQQFARGQVLDFGGGIGTHALAAAALPDVDHVWYVDLNPENRNFVEQRSKELGLVDAISVHRDLENTGMLKFDTLICLDVLEHISNPSSQITAFHECLSVDGIALMNWYFYKGNKGEYPFHFDDPVMIENFFRTLQSLFIEVFHPFLITTRAYRTMN; translated from the coding sequence ATGCATTGCAGAGATGTTGATGTTTCTGAGTTCCTGAGAACTGGCTTTAACCTCAAATCCCATTTGGCAACTTTTCTCCAGTTAACAGTTGAGCAGGTTGATAGTCGTTTGTCTTTAGGCTCTCTTGACTTAGCAACGTTTCACCCAGGCTCGATTGATCCTGAGGACACTATCGATTTTTATGAGGATAAGGTAGGGACGAGACATCTATTCGATCTGGCAGCATGGCATTTGAGCAGTGCAAATTACATTGCAGACACACTTCGTCTTCAGCAGCAATTTGCGCGAGGACAGGTTCTTGACTTTGGAGGTGGTATTGGCACCCATGCCCTTGCAGCAGCAGCTCTGCCTGATGTAGATCATGTTTGGTATGTGGACTTGAATCCTGAAAATAGAAACTTTGTTGAACAACGCTCGAAAGAACTTGGTTTAGTGGATGCGATCTCTGTTCATAGAGATCTTGAAAACACAGGCATGTTGAAATTTGACACGTTGATTTGTCTGGATGTACTTGAACATATTTCTAACCCTTCTAGTCAAATAACTGCTTTTCATGAATGCTTGTCAGTTGATGGAATTGCATTAATGAATTGGTACTTCTATAAGGGCAATAAAGGGGAGTATCCATTTCATTTTGATGATCCGGTAATGATTGAAAATTTTTTTAGGACTCTACAGAGTCTTTTTATCGAGGTGTTTCATCCTTTTCTTATTACCACTCGAGCCTATAGAACTATGAACTGA
- the rplU gene encoding 50S ribosomal protein L21: MAKQSPPSKEETKSDSYAIVEASGSQFWVQTNRYYDFNRIKADIGEIVTLDNVLLINEGKGATLGKPFVKGASVELKVLEHRRGPKVIVYKMRPKKKTRTKNGHRQELTRVMVQAISTSGKKAKASKSID; the protein is encoded by the coding sequence ATGGCTAAGCAATCACCTCCTTCCAAAGAAGAAACTAAGTCTGACTCATATGCCATTGTTGAGGCTTCAGGCTCACAATTCTGGGTCCAGACAAACCGTTACTACGACTTCAACCGCATAAAAGCAGATATTGGAGAAATAGTGACTCTTGACAATGTCCTATTAATCAATGAAGGAAAAGGTGCCACGCTAGGGAAGCCCTTTGTAAAAGGTGCATCAGTAGAACTAAAAGTGCTAGAACATCGAAGAGGCCCAAAAGTGATTGTTTATAAAATGCGTCCTAAAAAAAAGACAAGGACCAAAAATGGTCACCGACAAGAACTCACTCGAGTTATGGTTCAAGCCATTTCTACAAGTGGCAAAAAAGCAAAGGCTTCCAAATCTATCGATTAA
- the kaiB gene encoding circadian clock protein KaiB → MSPRKTYILKLYVAGNTPNSMRALKTLRDILETEFRGVYALKVIDVLKNPQLAEEDKILATPTLAKILPPPVRRIIGDLSDRERVLIGLDLLYDELSDADLSSVIIDES, encoded by the coding sequence ATGAGTCCTAGGAAGACCTACATTCTCAAGCTATATGTGGCAGGAAATACTCCAAATTCCATGCGAGCATTAAAAACATTGCGTGACATTTTAGAAACGGAATTCCGTGGGGTTTATGCTTTGAAAGTTATTGATGTACTGAAAAATCCACAATTGGCTGAGGAAGATAAAATTCTTGCTACGCCAACATTGGCAAAGATTCTCCCCCCCCCTGTTCGAAGAATAATTGGTGACTTGTCTGACCGCGAAAGGGTTTTGATAGGTCTGGACCTTCTTTATGATGAGTTATCAGATGCCGATCTAAGCTCTGTAATCATTGATGAGTCCTGA
- the purD gene encoding phosphoribosylamine--glycine ligase codes for MKISNSSSPILPPLKKILVLGSGGRENALAWAMRKCKSIEEVWVAPGNGGTENHQGCKRLNIQENDVKAIINKCQASKLDLVVIGPEAPLAEGVADELREAGLTVFGPGANGAKLEASKTWAKELMLEAGVPTARYWSVSTEEEALVTLKNFQGPLVVKADGLAAGKGVTVAETIEEAKTAIQEAFNGKYGASGEKLVLEERLQGPEVSVFALCDGQRMVLLPPAQDHKRLKEGDQGPNTGGMGAYAPAPLLNEEDLNNVKELVLEPTLKALRERGIDYRGVIYAGLMITNAGPKVIEYNCRFGDPECQTLIPLLGPELANILHACALGCLEQAPKLFISNLCSACVVAATSGYPEAPRYGDLININIQLNQSLQLFHAGTRSNDKNDVFTSGGRVLSVVAQAPSFDEAFKKAYAGLDDIHFNGINFRRDIGNQVRKF; via the coding sequence ATGAAAATCTCAAACTCTTCTAGTCCAATCTTGCCACCACTGAAAAAAATTCTTGTCTTAGGCAGTGGTGGAAGGGAAAATGCTCTCGCTTGGGCAATGCGCAAATGCAAATCGATCGAAGAAGTTTGGGTAGCCCCTGGCAATGGAGGGACAGAAAATCATCAAGGATGTAAACGTTTAAACATTCAAGAAAACGATGTCAAGGCAATTATCAATAAATGCCAAGCGAGCAAGCTAGACCTAGTAGTAATAGGACCTGAAGCTCCTTTAGCGGAAGGTGTAGCCGACGAATTACGCGAAGCAGGTCTAACAGTTTTTGGGCCAGGAGCCAACGGCGCAAAGTTAGAAGCCAGTAAAACATGGGCCAAGGAGCTCATGCTCGAGGCAGGAGTTCCCACTGCAAGATATTGGTCAGTTAGCACTGAGGAAGAAGCACTAGTCACTCTCAAAAATTTTCAAGGCCCACTTGTAGTTAAAGCTGATGGGCTGGCAGCAGGGAAAGGAGTTACTGTCGCTGAAACAATAGAAGAAGCAAAAACAGCTATTCAAGAAGCCTTCAATGGAAAGTATGGAGCCTCTGGAGAAAAGCTTGTTCTTGAAGAGCGCCTCCAAGGTCCAGAAGTCTCTGTTTTCGCTCTTTGCGACGGCCAAAGAATGGTCCTACTACCACCTGCGCAGGATCACAAGCGTCTAAAAGAAGGAGATCAAGGACCTAACACTGGAGGCATGGGGGCATATGCACCAGCACCTCTGCTAAATGAAGAAGATCTAAATAATGTCAAGGAATTAGTGCTTGAACCAACTTTAAAAGCTCTAAGGGAAAGAGGAATCGATTATCGAGGCGTCATATATGCAGGGTTAATGATCACAAATGCAGGCCCTAAAGTAATAGAATATAACTGCAGGTTTGGGGACCCTGAGTGTCAAACACTCATACCCTTATTAGGCCCGGAATTGGCCAATATTCTCCATGCATGTGCATTAGGTTGTCTCGAACAAGCGCCTAAGCTTTTTATATCGAATTTGTGTAGTGCATGTGTGGTTGCTGCTACATCTGGATATCCAGAAGCTCCACGTTATGGAGACCTTATTAACATCAACATTCAATTAAACCAATCATTGCAACTATTTCATGCAGGAACTCGCAGCAATGACAAAAATGACGTTTTCACTTCAGGAGGAAGAGTCCTTTCAGTGGTTGCTCAAGCTCCAAGTTTCGATGAAGCATTCAAGAAGGCTTATGCAGGGCTGGATGACATCCACTTCAATGGAATCAACTTTCGAAGAGATATCGGTAATCAAGTGCGCAAGTTCTAG
- a CDS encoding ATP-binding protein, with protein MKSTNSTSIANWAQNSGNGQPPERTNWWMRINNWWAAFSLRTKLLAITTLVVSLMMTGITFFTLNGIQRDAGMNDTRYARDLGLLLSGNVTELVANGQNREVANVAEKFWRSSRNLRYIFFTNPEGVIELGIPVSATPNTLNSELLLTRRLELPLELSKRPQFPLVRQHLTPQGQVTDVFVPMLWKGNYLGVLALGVTPNKKALANAALTKEVTVAVFISIWVLVLLGAVFNALTITRPVKELVRGVREIATGNFKSRIQIPMSGELGELLNGFNAMASQLEDYDNANIEELRAAQVKQQSLIATMADGAILMDEEGKIVLVNPTARRLFRWEGRNLEGQELLNELPEILANELHAPITSLLTNSIESSDIRCSIGEPPRTLRIVLQSVRDSTGETLKGLAVTVQDLTREVELNAAQSRFISNVSHELRTPLFNIKSYVETLHDLGDQLTEDEKKEFLGVANAETDRLARLVNDVLDLSKLESGRSIQFESIDLRPAMEQTLRNYKLNAKDKEVELEIDMDKSLPMILGNWDLLLQVFDNLVGNGLKFSRAGGKLKLSAYTWPDICTAKPIKSTHSAPHCALVSPLPRLRVEIADTGLGISLADQQRIFERFYRVENAVHTEAGTGLGLSIVRGIIEKHGGTIRMASEPDLGTTFWFDLPLEQSDADELMLLSERKTRQAELGEGLSEI; from the coding sequence ATGAAAAGTACTAATTCAACATCAATTGCAAACTGGGCTCAAAACAGTGGTAATGGCCAACCACCAGAACGCACTAATTGGTGGATGCGTATAAATAATTGGTGGGCTGCATTTAGCTTACGCACAAAATTACTTGCCATCACGACTTTAGTGGTGAGCTTGATGATGACAGGCATAACTTTCTTTACCTTAAACGGCATTCAACGAGATGCCGGCATGAATGACACCAGGTATGCGAGAGATCTTGGCCTACTACTCTCTGGGAACGTCACAGAGTTAGTAGCAAATGGGCAAAACAGAGAAGTTGCTAATGTTGCTGAAAAGTTTTGGCGTTCTAGCAGAAACTTAAGGTACATATTTTTTACTAATCCAGAGGGTGTAATAGAACTAGGGATTCCTGTTAGTGCAACTCCAAATACACTTAATAGTGAACTACTACTCACCCGACGTCTTGAATTGCCACTAGAGCTAAGTAAAAGGCCACAGTTTCCATTAGTAAGGCAACATCTAACCCCGCAAGGCCAAGTAACAGATGTATTCGTACCGATGCTATGGAAAGGCAACTATCTTGGAGTATTGGCATTAGGGGTAACACCTAATAAAAAAGCCCTAGCAAATGCTGCATTAACAAAAGAAGTAACAGTAGCTGTTTTTATATCTATATGGGTACTTGTACTTCTAGGAGCTGTTTTTAATGCCCTAACTATTACTCGACCTGTTAAGGAACTTGTTCGTGGTGTACGAGAGATTGCCACTGGTAATTTTAAATCAAGGATTCAAATTCCCATGAGCGGTGAATTAGGGGAACTGTTAAATGGATTTAATGCGATGGCTTCCCAACTTGAAGACTATGACAATGCAAATATTGAAGAATTGCGAGCCGCACAGGTTAAACAGCAATCACTAATCGCCACAATGGCTGATGGTGCAATATTAATGGATGAAGAAGGAAAAATTGTATTAGTTAATCCAACTGCACGAAGACTATTTAGATGGGAGGGTCGCAACTTGGAGGGGCAAGAATTACTAAATGAGTTGCCAGAAATACTTGCAAATGAATTACATGCCCCAATCACTTCTCTACTAACAAACTCAATAGAAAGTAGTGACATTCGATGCAGCATTGGGGAGCCGCCAAGAACTCTAAGAATAGTCTTACAATCTGTGAGAGATTCCACTGGAGAAACGCTCAAGGGCTTAGCGGTTACAGTCCAAGATCTCACACGAGAAGTTGAACTGAATGCAGCTCAAAGCAGATTCATTAGTAATGTCTCACATGAATTAAGAACTCCTTTATTCAATATCAAAAGTTATGTAGAAACGCTTCATGACCTAGGAGATCAACTGACTGAAGATGAAAAAAAAGAATTTCTTGGAGTTGCAAATGCAGAAACAGATAGACTCGCCCGGCTAGTCAACGATGTCCTAGATCTATCGAAGTTAGAGTCTGGCCGATCTATCCAGTTTGAATCAATTGATTTGCGTCCCGCAATGGAGCAAACATTACGCAATTACAAATTAAATGCAAAGGATAAGGAAGTTGAACTTGAAATAGATATGGATAAATCATTACCCATGATTCTTGGCAATTGGGACTTACTTTTGCAAGTCTTTGATAATTTAGTTGGAAATGGTCTTAAATTTAGTCGCGCTGGGGGCAAGTTGAAGCTCAGTGCATATACATGGCCTGACATTTGTACTGCAAAACCAATAAAAAGTACTCACTCAGCTCCACACTGTGCACTTGTATCTCCCCTCCCAAGACTAAGAGTGGAAATTGCAGACACAGGGCTTGGAATCTCATTGGCCGATCAACAAAGAATATTCGAACGCTTCTATCGAGTAGAAAATGCAGTGCATACCGAGGCAGGAACTGGCTTAGGGCTCTCAATTGTTCGAGGTATTATTGAAAAGCATGGTGGAACAATTCGCATGGCAAGTGAGCCTGATCTAGGTACTACTTTTTGGTTTGATTTGCCTCTTGAACAATCAGATGCTGACGAGCTAATGCTGCTTTCTGAAAGAAAAACTAGGCAAGCAGAACTAGGAGAAGGATTATCAGAAATTTAG
- the kaiC gene encoding circadian clock protein KaiC: MSSSSAAPSPKTQVQKLPTGIEGFDDVCQGGLPTARSTLVSGTSGTGKTVFSLQYLHHGICHFDEPGIFVTFEESPEDIIRNAASFGWNLQELIDQDKLFILDASPDPDGQDVAGSFDLSGLIERISYAIRKYKAKRVAIDSMTAVFQQYDAIYVVRREIFRLIARLKDIGVTTVMTTERIDEYGPIARYGVEEFVSDNVVILRNVLESERRRRTVEILKLRGTIHMKGEFPFTMGSQGITVFALGAMRLTQRSSNTRISSGVPSLDEMCGGGFFQDSIILATGATGTGKTMLVSKFIEDAYRNEERAILFAYEESRAQLLRNATSWGIDFEKMESDGLLKIICAYPESTGLEDHLQIIKAEITQFKPSRMAIDSLSALARGVSLNAFRQFVIGVTGYAKQEEIAGFFTNTAEEFMGSHSITDSHISTITDTIMLLQYVEIRGEMARAINVFKMRGSWHDKRIREFIITGEGPQIKDSFSNFEQIFSGAPHRVSDDQIPGVFKAIE; the protein is encoded by the coding sequence ATGTCATCTTCCAGCGCTGCGCCGTCTCCCAAAACCCAAGTTCAGAAACTCCCCACCGGGATCGAAGGCTTCGATGATGTTTGCCAGGGCGGTTTACCCACGGCTAGAAGTACTTTGGTAAGTGGAACTTCGGGAACAGGTAAAACTGTTTTTTCTCTTCAATATTTGCATCATGGAATATGTCATTTTGATGAGCCTGGCATCTTTGTTACTTTTGAAGAATCTCCTGAAGACATAATTCGAAATGCAGCCAGTTTTGGATGGAATCTGCAAGAGTTAATAGATCAAGATAAGCTGTTTATTCTTGATGCATCTCCAGACCCCGATGGCCAAGATGTTGCTGGTAGTTTTGATTTATCTGGCTTGATTGAAAGAATTAGTTATGCAATAAGAAAATATAAGGCAAAGCGGGTAGCAATTGATTCAATGACAGCTGTTTTTCAGCAATATGACGCTATTTATGTTGTTAGAAGAGAGATTTTTAGATTAATAGCTCGTTTAAAAGATATTGGTGTGACAACTGTTATGACTACTGAAAGAATAGATGAATATGGACCTATTGCTAGGTATGGAGTTGAAGAGTTTGTTTCTGATAATGTTGTGATACTACGTAATGTCCTTGAGTCAGAAAGAAGGCGCCGGACAGTTGAGATCCTTAAGTTGCGTGGAACAATACATATGAAGGGTGAGTTCCCTTTCACAATGGGCAGTCAAGGAATTACTGTTTTTGCTCTCGGTGCGATGAGATTAACGCAAAGATCGTCAAATACTCGTATAAGTTCAGGGGTTCCTAGTCTTGATGAAATGTGTGGAGGTGGCTTTTTTCAGGATTCAATTATTCTTGCTACTGGTGCAACAGGAACTGGTAAAACAATGCTTGTTTCTAAATTTATTGAAGATGCATATCGTAACGAAGAGAGAGCGATACTTTTTGCTTATGAAGAATCTCGCGCGCAACTATTGAGGAATGCCACTAGTTGGGGAATTGACTTTGAGAAGATGGAAAGTGATGGGCTTTTAAAAATTATTTGTGCATATCCTGAATCAACTGGATTGGAGGATCATTTACAGATAATTAAGGCTGAGATTACACAATTTAAGCCCTCTAGAATGGCAATTGATTCATTGTCAGCTCTGGCTCGAGGTGTCAGCCTGAATGCATTTCGTCAGTTTGTAATAGGTGTGACCGGTTATGCCAAGCAAGAGGAAATAGCTGGATTTTTTACTAATACTGCTGAAGAATTTATGGGTAGCCATTCGATTACTGATTCTCATATATCCACAATCACTGATACGATAATGTTGCTCCAATATGTTGAGATCCGTGGTGAAATGGCGAGAGCTATTAATGTTTTCAAAATGAGGGGATCCTGGCACGACAAAAGAATCCGAGAGTTTATAATTACTGGAGAAGGACCCCAAATAAAAGATTCTTTTTCTAACTTTGAACAAATTTTTAGTGGTGCGCCACACCGTGTCTCAGACGATCAAATACCTGGTGTGTTCAAAGCTATTGAGTGA
- the rpmA gene encoding 50S ribosomal protein L27, whose translation MAHKKGTGSTRNGRDSNSKRLGVKAYGGAKVTAGSILIRQRGTSVLPGLNVGKGKDDTLFALTDGVVNFESIRRGLRNRKRINIAATAN comes from the coding sequence ATGGCACATAAAAAAGGCACTGGCTCTACACGCAATGGTCGCGATTCAAATTCAAAGCGCCTAGGAGTAAAAGCATATGGAGGAGCAAAAGTTACAGCTGGTTCAATCCTCATTAGGCAAAGAGGCACATCTGTTCTACCTGGCCTTAACGTCGGCAAAGGTAAAGACGACACACTCTTCGCGCTAACAGATGGAGTGGTGAATTTTGAAAGTATTCGTCGCGGGCTTCGCAACCGAAAGCGAATTAATATTGCTGCCACCGCCAATTGA